In Mucilaginibacter celer, one DNA window encodes the following:
- a CDS encoding sigma 54-interacting transcriptional regulator, which yields MSKLLDIKTLGQLKQTSYKSRSVKDELRANLIEQLKKREGGFEGIIGFEDTVIPDLQTAILSRHNILLLGLRGQAKTRIARLLVNLLDEYIPYIEGSELFDDPYNPISWYGHSIITEKGDDTPIGWIHRSERYTEKLATPDVTVADLIGDVDPIKAATLKLTYSDERVIHFGLIPRAHRGIFVINELPDLQARIQVSLFNILQEKDIQIRGFKLRLPLDIQFVFTANPEDYTNRGSIVTPLKDRIESQILTHYPRSVEISRKITQQEASLTDEQRIAIEADGLVKNLVEQIAFEARNSEYIDKKSGVSARLTISAYENLISNAERRMIINHEKTTFVRITDFLGVIPAITGKIELVYEGELEGPGKVANILIGKAIKSLLLSFFPDPEKAKKSKAPNPYATIINWFGDGNNLALVDDMPMLEYKKALEEVAGLKDLVKKVHPRLSESQQLLLMEFVLHGLSEFSQLNKGFLDNGFAFSDMFNSLFNLQPDDDDLDIDDDRY from the coding sequence ATGAGCAAACTATTAGATATAAAAACTCTCGGCCAGTTGAAGCAAACAAGCTACAAAAGCCGCTCGGTTAAAGATGAATTACGTGCTAACCTGATTGAGCAGCTGAAGAAACGCGAAGGCGGCTTTGAAGGCATTATCGGTTTTGAAGATACCGTTATCCCCGATTTGCAGACTGCTATTTTGTCACGCCACAATATATTACTGTTAGGCTTGCGCGGCCAGGCAAAAACCCGCATTGCCCGCTTGCTGGTAAACCTGCTTGATGAGTATATCCCTTATATTGAAGGATCGGAACTGTTTGATGATCCTTATAACCCTATATCGTGGTACGGGCATAGCATTATCACCGAAAAAGGTGATGATACCCCTATCGGCTGGATTCACCGTTCGGAACGCTACACTGAGAAACTGGCTACGCCGGATGTTACCGTTGCCGATTTAATTGGCGATGTTGACCCAATTAAAGCAGCTACTTTAAAGCTCACTTACTCGGATGAGCGGGTGATTCACTTCGGCCTGATCCCGCGCGCGCACCGCGGCATTTTTGTAATTAACGAACTTCCGGATTTACAGGCCCGCATCCAGGTATCCCTGTTTAACATCCTGCAGGAAAAAGATATCCAGATCCGCGGTTTTAAACTGCGCCTGCCTTTGGATATCCAGTTTGTGTTTACTGCCAACCCTGAAGATTATACCAACCGTGGTTCGATTGTTACGCCGCTTAAAGACCGTATCGAAAGCCAGATCTTAACGCATTATCCACGTTCGGTAGAGATTTCGCGTAAGATCACCCAGCAGGAAGCTTCTTTAACCGACGAGCAACGCATAGCCATCGAAGCCGATGGCCTGGTGAAAAACCTGGTTGAGCAAATCGCTTTCGAGGCCCGCAATTCAGAATATATTGATAAAAAATCGGGCGTATCTGCGCGTTTAACTATTTCGGCTTATGAAAACCTCATCAGCAATGCCGAGCGCCGGATGATCATCAACCACGAAAAAACAACGTTCGTACGTATTACCGACTTTTTGGGCGTAATACCTGCAATAACCGGTAAAATTGAGCTGGTATACGAAGGCGAGCTGGAAGGCCCCGGCAAAGTGGCTAATATCCTGATAGGTAAAGCCATCAAAAGCCTGTTGCTTTCATTCTTCCCCGATCCCGAAAAGGCAAAAAAATCAAAAGCACCTAACCCGTACGCCACTATCATAAACTGGTTTGGCGATGGCAACAATTTAGCTTTGGTGGATGACATGCCGATGCTGGAATACAAAAAGGCATTGGAAGAAGTTGCAGGTTTGAAAGACCTGGTTAAAAAAGTGCACCCGCGCTTAAGCGAAAGCCAGCAATTGCTGCTGATGGAGTTTGTGCTGCACGGCCTTTCAGAATTTTCGCAGCTTAACAAAGGATTTTTGGATAATGGCTTCGCGTTTTCGGATATGTTTAACAGTTTGTTTAACTTGCAGCCCGATGACGACGACCTTGATATCGACGACGACAGATACTAA
- a CDS encoding vWA domain-containing protein translates to MRGFGFSKFKPNQIPKGGFDELLKLFLELLNYTSGDAGEALAWLNELDKQYNLTNDDYGMGDFIDELKQKGYLNEDNQSGEFKITAKTEQSIRQSALEEIFGKLKKSGKGNHRSPQSGQGDEKNAERREFEFGDSLDQIDMTQSIHNAQVNHGIGDFMMTERDLEVEEMDYKTLTSTVLMIDISHSMILYGEDRITPAKKVAMALAELIRTKYPKDTLDIVVFGNDAWPISLQDLPYLQVGPYHTNTYAGLELATDLLRRRKTHNKQIFMITDGKPTCLKEGTRYYKNSIGLDRKVVNKTLNMAAQCKRLKIPITTFMIAKDPYLQQFVRKFTETNGGKAFYSSLTGLGEYIFEDYIKNRRKTVR, encoded by the coding sequence ATGCGCGGTTTTGGATTTTCCAAATTTAAGCCCAACCAAATCCCTAAAGGCGGATTTGACGAATTATTGAAATTATTCCTCGAGTTGCTCAACTATACTTCGGGCGATGCAGGCGAAGCTTTAGCCTGGCTTAACGAACTTGATAAGCAATACAACCTCACCAATGATGACTATGGCATGGGCGATTTTATCGACGAGCTGAAACAAAAAGGTTATCTGAATGAGGACAATCAGAGCGGCGAGTTTAAAATAACAGCTAAAACTGAGCAAAGCATCAGGCAATCGGCACTCGAAGAGATTTTTGGCAAACTGAAAAAATCGGGCAAAGGCAATCACCGTTCCCCGCAATCGGGCCAGGGCGATGAAAAAAATGCCGAACGCCGCGAGTTTGAATTTGGCGACAGCCTGGATCAGATCGACATGACCCAATCTATCCACAATGCCCAGGTTAACCATGGCATAGGCGATTTTATGATGACCGAGCGCGACCTGGAAGTGGAGGAAATGGACTACAAAACCCTCACCTCTACCGTGTTGATGATCGATATCTCGCACTCCATGATTCTTTATGGTGAAGACCGCATAACCCCGGCTAAAAAAGTGGCTATGGCTTTGGCCGAACTGATCCGCACCAAATATCCTAAGGATACCTTGGATATTGTTGTTTTTGGTAACGATGCGTGGCCCATTAGCTTACAGGACCTGCCTTATTTACAGGTTGGTCCATACCATACCAATACCTACGCGGGGTTAGAACTTGCTACCGATCTGCTCCGCAGAAGAAAAACTCATAACAAGCAAATTTTTATGATAACCGATGGTAAGCCCACCTGTTTAAAAGAAGGCACCCGGTACTATAAAAACAGCATCGGCCTCGACAGGAAAGTAGTGAATAAAACCCTGAACATGGCGGCCCAGTGTAAACGGTTAAAAATACCTATCACCACATTTATGATAGCTAAAGACCCGTACTTGCAACAGTTTGTGCGTAAATTTACCGAAACCAACGGCGGCAAAGCGTTTTATAGCTCGCTAACCGGTTTAGGCGAATACATTTTTGAAGATTACATCAAAAACAGGAGAAAGACTGTGAGGTAG
- a CDS encoding carbohydrate kinase family protein, with the protein MKNTVLSFGEVLWDAFGDGKKAGGAPMNVARHLVQQGVDVSFASSVGMDSSGDGLIAFLKTSGLFSDLIQQDDEFPTCEVTVQLDENNTATYIIPQPVSWDNIEPTAALTKAAQAATAIVFGSLACRDVTTRETLLNLLDETSALKVFDVNLRPPHYTLSTIETLVARADVVKMNEEEADLLIGGGSAPLRDKINEFRSKYHVKTICVTRGEHGALVWHDHEFFDSPGCPVKVADTVGAGDAFLATFVSGLLSGRPMQQVVDKACSVGSYVASQRGANPVYPPELLNSLAYI; encoded by the coding sequence ATGAAAAATACAGTATTAAGCTTTGGCGAAGTTTTGTGGGATGCCTTTGGCGATGGTAAAAAGGCCGGTGGCGCCCCCATGAACGTGGCAAGGCACCTGGTACAACAAGGTGTGGATGTAAGCTTCGCCAGCTCGGTAGGGATGGATAGTTCGGGTGACGGGCTTATCGCTTTTTTAAAAACCAGCGGCCTGTTTTCCGATCTGATTCAGCAGGATGATGAATTTCCAACCTGCGAGGTTACCGTTCAGCTTGACGAAAATAATACTGCCACTTATATCATCCCCCAGCCGGTATCGTGGGATAATATCGAGCCTACTGCTGCGCTCACCAAGGCAGCACAAGCGGCTACAGCCATTGTGTTTGGCAGCCTTGCCTGTCGTGATGTTACCACGCGCGAAACATTGTTAAACCTTCTCGATGAAACGTCGGCATTAAAAGTATTTGATGTAAACCTTCGCCCGCCTCACTACACGCTATCAACCATCGAAACACTGGTGGCCCGCGCCGATGTGGTGAAAATGAACGAAGAAGAAGCCGACCTGCTGATAGGCGGAGGCAGTGCGCCGCTTCGCGATAAGATCAACGAGTTTCGCTCCAAATATCACGTAAAAACAATCTGTGTAACCCGCGGCGAACATGGCGCACTGGTATGGCACGATCATGAATTTTTTGACAGTCCCGGCTGCCCTGTAAAAGTGGCCGATACCGTTGGCGCAGGTGATGCATTCCTGGCCACCTTTGTTTCGGGCCTGCTTTCGGGCCGCCCTATGCAACAGGTGGTTGATAAGGCCTGCTCGGTGGGCTCGTACGTAGCCAGCCAACGCGGGGCCAACCCTGTTTACCCACCGGAGTTGCTGAATAGTTTGGCATATATTTAA
- a CDS encoding YybH family protein: protein MKKIFLSFSLLIISVCCFGQDRVAILKVLHTQQLAWNRGDIDSFMQGYWKSDSLLFLGKEAPTYGWQTTLDHYKKSYPDKAAMGQLAFNIIQVKVLDSTNAFVLGGWRLTREKDTPGGYFTLWFRKIKGEWKIVCDHTS, encoded by the coding sequence ATGAAAAAAATATTCTTAAGCTTTTCCCTGTTAATAATATCCGTATGCTGCTTTGGGCAGGACAGGGTTGCCATACTCAAAGTACTCCACACCCAGCAACTGGCCTGGAACCGTGGCGATATTGACAGCTTTATGCAGGGATACTGGAAATCAGATTCGCTGTTGTTTTTGGGTAAAGAAGCGCCAACCTACGGCTGGCAAACCACGCTTGATCATTACAAAAAATCATACCCCGATAAGGCAGCCATGGGGCAGCTGGCGTTTAATATTATACAGGTAAAGGTGCTTGATAGCACCAATGCCTTTGTTTTAGGTGGATGGAGGCTTACCCGCGAAAAAGATACACCCGGAGGTTATTTTACTTTATGGTTCAGAAAGATTAAAGGTGAGTGGAAGATAGTTTGTGATCATACTTCCTGA
- a CDS encoding adenylyltransferase/cytidyltransferase family protein — MKRGLVIGKFLPLHIGHQALIGYALEHCDELIIVVGASDDEPIPGEVRLEWLKQTYADDSRVKPVLLSYDEAMASDAAVSIENMSRLWASYLKKQLPHIDVIFASESYGAYMGRFLDCESVIYEEPCKVVPVAAERIREEPALYAHLLPQAVKEYYKVQA; from the coding sequence ATGAAACGAGGTTTGGTAATCGGGAAGTTTTTGCCGCTGCACATAGGGCATCAGGCCTTGATTGGTTATGCCCTTGAGCATTGTGATGAGTTGATAATAGTTGTAGGCGCGAGTGATGATGAGCCCATACCCGGCGAAGTACGGCTTGAATGGCTTAAGCAAACTTATGCGGATGACAGTCGTGTTAAACCGGTGTTATTAAGTTATGATGAGGCTATGGCATCAGACGCCGCGGTATCGATAGAAAACATGTCGAGGTTGTGGGCCAGCTACCTTAAAAAGCAATTGCCACATATTGATGTAATATTTGCATCCGAATCGTATGGGGCATACATGGGCCGCTTTTTAGATTGCGAAAGCGTTATTTATGAAGAACCCTGTAAAGTAGTACCCGTAGCAGCCGAGCGGATCAGGGAAGAACCGGCTTTATATGCGCACCTTTTGCCGCAGGCCGTGAAAGAGTATTATAAAGTGCAGGCATAA
- a CDS encoding cupin-like domain-containing protein gives MCFILNPIDTVENISPEDFKKNYLDPRRPLVIKGLTKSWPAREKWTPEYLKQVVGNKVVPLYDNSKADPSKPINSRASEMPFDEYIDLIRTQPTELRIFFFNIFKQAPQLLDDIVLPKDLMGGFLESMPAMFFGGSNSVTFLHYDIDLPHIFHTHFGGRKHVILFENKWKRRLYCIPNATYALEDYDVLNPDVKKFPALDGVEGIEVFLEHGDTLFMPTGYWHWMKYVDGSYSLSLRAWDASISRKAASVYNLAVKGGVDSALKMVFKSKYAKFRENLAIKWANRELAAGKPF, from the coding sequence ATGTGCTTCATTCTTAACCCGATCGATACGGTTGAAAATATTTCTCCCGAAGACTTTAAGAAGAATTATTTAGACCCTCGTCGCCCACTGGTTATCAAAGGGCTTACCAAAAGCTGGCCCGCCCGCGAAAAATGGACGCCCGAGTACTTGAAACAGGTGGTGGGCAATAAAGTAGTGCCGCTGTACGATAACTCTAAAGCCGATCCCTCAAAACCAATCAATTCACGGGCATCCGAAATGCCTTTTGATGAGTATATCGATCTGATCCGTACCCAACCTACCGAGCTGAGAATCTTCTTTTTTAACATATTTAAACAGGCCCCGCAACTTTTAGATGATATTGTGTTACCTAAAGATTTGATGGGCGGCTTTTTAGAAAGCATGCCGGCCATGTTTTTCGGCGGATCGAACTCGGTTACCTTTTTACATTACGATATTGATCTTCCGCATATTTTCCATACCCATTTTGGTGGCCGCAAACATGTTATCCTGTTTGAAAACAAATGGAAACGCCGGTTATACTGTATCCCCAACGCCACCTATGCTTTGGAGGATTATGATGTACTAAACCCGGATGTTAAAAAATTCCCGGCGCTTGATGGTGTTGAAGGCATAGAGGTTTTCCTGGAACATGGCGATACCCTGTTTATGCCAACCGGCTACTGGCATTGGATGAAATATGTTGATGGCTCATACTCATTAAGCCTGCGCGCCTGGGATGCCAGTATAAGCCGAAAAGCTGCCAGCGTGTACAACCTTGCTGTTAAAGGCGGAGTTGACAGTGCCCTGAAAATGGTATTCAAAAGTAAATACGCTAAATTCCGTGAAAACCTGGCCATTAAATGGGCAAACCGCGAACTGGCTGCCGGGAAGCCTTTCTAA